In Nymphaea colorata isolate Beijing-Zhang1983 chromosome 13, ASM883128v2, whole genome shotgun sequence, one DNA window encodes the following:
- the LOC116267318 gene encoding glutathione S-transferase TCHQD: MQLYHHPYSLDSQKVRLALEEREIDYISYHVNPLKGKNMDSPFFRMNPSAKLPLLKNGGTIIYDTLDMIQYIHRINVSSFDSQAAVLDDKALEWMRKIQGWNPKVFTLSHVPEKYRLFVSTFIRRVVMARMAESPDLASMYRSRLQSAYDTEEILKDPDVVKQSEDQLVRLLDDAEQQLTEAPYLAGQEYSVVDSMFIPVLARIELLNLEDKYINCRPKIAGYWKHVKCRPSYVVVIGKYFSGWRKYKTLLSTGIMVWIRHILKRY; encoded by the exons ATGCAGCTATACCACCATCCTTATTCCCTTGACAGCCAGAAGGTAAGACTTGCATTGGAAGAGAGGGAGATTGATTACATCTCCTACCATGTAAATCCTTTGAAGGGCAAGAACATGGATTCCCCATTCTTTCGTATGAACCCTTCTGCAAAGCTGCCACTTTTGAAGAATGGTGGAACAATCATCTACGACACGCTCGACATGATCCA GTACATACACAGAATAAATGTCTCCTCGTTTGATAGTCAAGCTGCTGTCCTTGATGACAAGGCCCTAGAATGGATGCGAAAGATACAAGGCTGGAATCCGAAGGTGTTCACACTCTCTCATGTCCCAGAGAAATATCGGCTTTTTGTGTCCACTTTCATAAGGAGGGTGGTAATGGCTCGAATGGCCGAGTCACCTGATCTGGCCAGTATGTATCGCTCAAGACTTCAGTCAGCATATGATACAGAGGAAATTTTGAAGGATCCAGATGTTGTGAAGCAAAGTGAGGACCAGCTGGTTCGTCTTCTTGATGATGCGGAACAGCAGCTTACAGAAGCACCTTACTTAGCTGGTCAGGAGTACTCCGTGGTAGATTCTATGTTCATTCCTGTTCTAGCACGAATAGAGCTTTTGAATCTGGAAGATAAGTATATAAATTGCAGACCAAAAATTGCAGGGTATTGGAAGCATGTTAAGTGTAGACCAAGTTATGTGGTGGTAATTGGGAAGTATTTTTCTGGATGGAGAAAATATAAAACACTTCTTAGTACCGGTATCATGGTATGGATACGACACATACTTAAAAGGTATTGA